The following are encoded together in the Culex pipiens pallens isolate TS chromosome 1, TS_CPP_V2, whole genome shotgun sequence genome:
- the LOC120418749 gene encoding uncharacterized protein LOC120418749 gives MNSRCWIFLLYFLLSDNVVGRTRSIRNSYSQKCASRLESALDTTLRRSQQRSGSGSLIDFSDSGPQRQALFNRSPYNSYDDDIEQIVSEYKQKFNGHKYHQQHPGMGGTGGGGFFPPTPSTTASGVTSTAQVEVANLRVRIPQNLRWVVVDRCKFVEQNRTLDTKLEFPDLQISGRVIMHPTGGRCDMILRLRRAGIEFRTIPLLPSGLGERSRTANVRTDSHFSEPGFISVFAHSCEGPTGIKYRINSKRRHFLSKYPTTTGYDGFYNRNEFTGNEYQRNMEHKRSLNFGEEDDGLTERDIFKLTDGDSLFLSPSMSTMVDMSDESPSGGTAEAGDSASRTIYSERNPFAYSAYAGNGAGWQTVETNEALDEAYSNEIDNLFSKGVRGLLTTYMQKALQPAIKETLMESMGYTLSYG, from the exons ATGAACTCTAGGTGCTGGATCTTCCTGCTGTACTTTTTGCTGTCGGATAATGTCGTAG GACGAACCCGCTCAATCCGTAACAGCTACAGCCAAAAGTGTGCTTCACGGCTAGAATCAGCGCTCGATACCACCCTGAGACGAAGTCAACAGAGGTCTGGTTCAGGG TCCCTGATCGACTTCTCCGACAGTGGCCCACAGCGGCAGGCCCTGTTCAACCGATCTCCGTACAACAGCTATGATGATGACATCGAGCAGATCGTGTCCGAGTACAAACAAAAGTTCAACGGTCACAAGTACCACCAACAGCACCCTGGAATGGGGGGAACCGGTGGCGGTGGCTTCTTTCCGCCAACTCCATCGACAACAGCGTCGGGCGTAACGTCGACGGCCCAGGTTGAGGTGGCCAATCTTAGGGTAAGAATTCCGCAAAATTTGCGCTGGGTGGTCGTGGATCGGTGTAAGTTTGTCGAACAGAACCGGACGCTGGACACGAAGTTGGAGTTTCCGGATCTGCAGATCAGTGGCCGGGTGATAATGCATCCGACTGGCGGTCGATGTGATATGATCTTGAGGCTAAGGCGGGCCGGGATTGAGTTTCGGACGATCCCGCTGCTGCCGAGTGGGCTTGGGGAACGCAGCCGGACGGCGAATGTCCGCACAGATTCCCACTTTTCCGAGCCGGGCTTCATTTCGGTGTTTGCCCACAGCTGTGAAGGTCCGACCGGGATCAAGTACCGGATCAACTCGAAACGGCGCCACTTCCTGTCCAAGTATCCAACAACGACCGGTTACGATGGCTTCTACAACCGGAACGAGTTCACCGGAAACGAGTACCAACGGAACATGGAGCACAAGCGATCGCTGAACTTTGGCGAAGAAGACGACGGACTCACGGAACGGGACATCTTCAAGCTAACCGACGGCGATTCCCTCTTCCTATCGCCCTCTATGAGCACCATGGTGGACATGTCCGACGAGTCCCCGTCGGGTGGTACCGCGGAAGCCGGAGATTCGGCCTCACGAACCATCTACTCCGAGCGGAATCCGTTTGCCTACAGTGCCTATGCTGGCAATGGTGCCGGATGGCAAACGGTCGAAACGAACGAAGCCCTCGACGAGGCATATTCCAACGAGATCGACAACCTCTTCTCCAAGGGAGTCCGCGGACTGTTGACGACCTACATGCAAAAGGCCCTGCAGCCGGCCATCAAGGAGACGCTTATGGAAAGTATGGGGTACACGTTGTCGTACGGGTGA